From Microcaecilia unicolor chromosome 11, aMicUni1.1, whole genome shotgun sequence, the proteins below share one genomic window:
- the VPS37B gene encoding vacuolar protein sorting-associated protein 37B, producing the protein MSVSAAKFSALSLTQLNEMLEDEAKLDQMAQETEEVQSLQLSKEMILASNRSIAEENLLYRPQLDSLKAALTQKYQELQSLFDSHQIKKTKLDQQSNSASLETLLALLQAEGAKIEEETENMAEAFLNGEGVLDSFIDEYQSKRKLAHLRRVKIEKLQEIVMKGQRLPQGQLPVSSQLPEITPATQPAFPSDSNAPPSVVPRRVPPPPPPTQPLAYPTPFNAAANLPYAASPYPPLPPRVGIQTASQVPQPAYPGPFMSQYPPALPQRPPPRLPPNPGFILQ; encoded by the exons ATGTCGGTCAGCGCAGCCAAGTTTAGCGCGCTGTCGCTCACACAGCTGAACGAGATGCTGGAGGACGAGGCGAAGCTGGACCAGATGGCGCAGGAGACGGAGGAG GTTCAGAGTCTGCAACTCAGCAAAGAGATGATTCTTGCAAGCAACCGCAGTATTGCAGAAGAAAATCTTCTCTATCGGCCACAGCTGGACAGTCTGAAAGCTGCACTCACCCAGAAATACCAGGAACTTCAGTCTTTGTTTGATTCACATCAGATAAAGAAGACAAAGCTAG ATCAACAGTCCAACAGTGCCTCTCTTGAAACACTCTTAGCTCTTCTTCAGGCAGAGGGAGCTAAGATTGAAGAAGAAACAGAG aatatggcagaagcttttctcaatggagagggaGTCCTGGATTCCTTTATAGATGAGTATCAGAGCAAACGCAAGCTGGCTCACTTGCGGCGTGTAAAAATCGAGAAACTTCAAGAAATAGTGATGAAGGGCCAGAGACTTCCACAGGGTCAACTGCCTGTGTCATCACAGTTACCCGAGATCACTCCAGCAactcagcctgccttcccttccgaTTCAAACGCACCTCCATCCGTTGTGCCTCGTAGGGTACCACCGCCACCACCTCCTACTCAGCCACTAGCATATCCAACTCCATTCAATGCAGCTGCAAATTTACCATATGCAGCTTCTCCATACCCACCTCTCCCCCCTCGTGTTGGGATACAGACTGCGAGTCAAGTTCCACAGCCAGCATATCCAGGCCCATTTATGTCACAGTACCCTCCAGCACTTCCTCAAAGACCACCACCTCGTCTTCCACCCAACCCTGGATTTATTTTACAGTAA